In one window of Leptospira sp. WS92.C1 DNA:
- a CDS encoding PP2C family protein-serine/threonine phosphatase has protein sequence MNLKEQIISYSQRIGWILPSINLLFLILIIGFLQISSFQLRERIILYLVSITLLYLINYISFILFLTKKVLPSEEVRGKMMKRFRKGDDRMQSYLFPLAIDDDHYEIYGRTITYNPIGGDFYNFLTDPQENYWIGIGDSVGHGYLAGLFSMMIFQRMSILVQKISEPFEIIEKINRDLETRMEGFPAINPSLYATFLLIKADKEGNIRHSGLHPSFVLYKNQTNENQIVETDGKFISTTMNAGLKSIQGQNEFQMKSGDIIFCFTDGLYEQKNRGNLYFGESLFRFLEEVPKNNLKKIADGLFAEILIHTGGRIQDDMTILMIRKK, from the coding sequence ATGAATCTAAAGGAACAAATCATAAGCTACTCCCAAAGAATCGGATGGATTTTACCGAGTATCAACCTATTGTTTTTAATCCTTATCATTGGGTTTCTTCAGATTTCCTCCTTTCAACTCCGGGAGCGAATCATTCTTTATTTGGTGTCGATCACTCTACTTTATCTCATCAATTATATTTCCTTTATATTATTTCTCACTAAAAAGGTTTTACCTTCCGAGGAAGTTCGAGGAAAGATGATGAAACGTTTCCGAAAGGGAGACGATCGGATGCAGAGCTATCTATTTCCGCTTGCCATAGACGACGATCACTATGAAATTTACGGAAGAACGATCACATACAATCCGATTGGGGGAGACTTTTATAATTTTTTGACAGATCCTCAGGAAAACTATTGGATCGGAATCGGCGATTCAGTTGGACACGGATATCTCGCTGGTTTATTCAGTATGATGATCTTTCAAAGGATGTCAATTCTCGTTCAAAAAATTTCGGAGCCGTTTGAAATCATAGAAAAGATCAACCGGGATCTTGAAACAAGAATGGAAGGTTTTCCCGCGATCAATCCTAGTTTATACGCAACCTTTCTTTTGATCAAAGCGGACAAGGAAGGTAACATTCGGCATTCGGGGCTTCATCCTAGTTTTGTCCTTTATAAAAATCAAACCAACGAAAACCAAATAGTGGAAACGGACGGAAAATTCATTTCGACCACCATGAATGCCGGTCTGAAAAGCATTCAGGGACAAAACGAATTTCAAATGAAATCAGGCGATATCATATTTTGCTTTACAGACGGGCTCTATGAACAGAAAAATCGTGGTAACCTTTATTTCGGAGAAAGTCTGTTTCGGTTTTTGGAAGAAGTTCCTAAAAACAATCTCAAAAAGATCGCAGACGGTCTTTTTGCGGAAATTCTGATTCACACGGGGGGCAGGATTCAAGACGATATGACCATCCTGATGATTCGCAAAAAATAA
- a CDS encoding STAS domain-containing protein, with protein sequence MENFNTEILTEGTTCTIRIQGSISLKNAFALKELIIKKHGEGFTDIILDFSGDAYLDSSGIGAIFNSQKYVTERNGSLKLKNISRDVMTILKIANLDKHLDIIR encoded by the coding sequence GTGGAAAACTTTAACACAGAAATCCTTACAGAAGGAACGACTTGCACGATCCGGATTCAAGGCAGTATCAGCCTCAAAAATGCATTTGCCCTCAAAGAACTGATCATCAAAAAACACGGAGAAGGTTTTACGGACATCATTCTCGATTTTTCGGGAGATGCGTATTTGGATTCTTCCGGAATCGGAGCCATTTTCAATTCTCAGAAGTATGTTACAGAGAGAAACGGTTCTCTAAAACTCAAAAACATTAGCCGAGACGTGATGACCATTCTCAAAATCGCCAATCTCGACAAACACTTGGATATCATTCGTTAG
- a CDS encoding MBL fold metallo-hydrolase translates to MRIKFWGVRGSISSSVRGESIRNKVQKILSLATPADIQSPDAIDTFLDSLSLSNWSTYGGNTTCIEIRDKSDNLVIVDGGTGLRELGNSILHEGFLEGKGKAKWIFTHTHWDHIQGIPFFVPLYSPGNTFEFLSSVDNLEERLKYQHSFTHFPVPYDSFRATKNFRFIPEGKAFAVTDSISAISKSVRHPGGSFSYRFEENGKSLIFASDAEFNLDEMENIQDYLNYFRGADILVFDTQYTFEESLQKIDWGHSSASMATDIALRANVKKLVMFHHDPSYDDEKLDAVYLRALKYKEMFDPDNQLEVIMAYEGLELEV, encoded by the coding sequence ATGCGCATAAAATTTTGGGGTGTCCGCGGTTCTATCTCTTCCTCTGTCCGGGGAGAATCGATTCGAAATAAGGTACAGAAAATTCTGAGCCTGGCGACCCCGGCCGACATTCAAAGTCCCGATGCGATCGATACCTTTCTGGATTCCCTCTCTCTTTCCAACTGGAGCACTTACGGCGGAAACACAACCTGTATCGAAATTCGGGATAAAAGCGACAATCTTGTCATTGTGGACGGAGGCACCGGTCTTCGGGAATTGGGAAATTCGATTTTACACGAAGGTTTCTTGGAAGGAAAGGGAAAAGCGAAGTGGATTTTTACACACACACACTGGGATCATATCCAAGGAATTCCGTTTTTTGTTCCTTTATATTCTCCCGGAAATACGTTCGAATTTTTGAGTTCCGTCGACAATCTTGAAGAAAGACTTAAATATCAACACAGCTTTACTCACTTCCCGGTTCCCTACGATAGTTTTCGGGCTACCAAAAACTTTAGGTTCATTCCGGAGGGGAAGGCGTTTGCGGTTACGGATTCCATTTCCGCGATTTCAAAATCGGTTCGTCATCCCGGAGGCAGTTTTTCTTATCGATTTGAAGAGAATGGTAAATCTCTTATCTTTGCTTCCGATGCGGAATTCAACCTAGACGAAATGGAAAATATCCAGGATTATCTGAATTATTTTCGAGGCGCGGATATCTTGGTCTTTGACACCCAATACACGTTTGAAGAATCTCTACAAAAGATCGATTGGGGGCATAGTTCGGCTTCGATGGCGACCGATATCGCGTTGCGTGCAAACGTAAAAAAACTCGTGATGTTTCATCACGATCCGTCGTATGACGATGAAAAATTAGACGCAGTTTATCTCAGAGCCTTGAAATATAAGGAGATGTTCGATCCGGACAATCAACTGGAAGTTATCATGGCGTATGAAGGTCTGGAATTGGAAGTTTGA
- a CDS encoding hydroxyacylglutathione hydrolase C-terminal domain-containing protein has product MLNTHEHADHTSGNQGLVERYRAIVYSHSGGIGKIPNATHPIKKGDRLLSSSRQYLEILDTPGHTFCHVCLLLVENEKPKAIFTGDTLFNAGVGNCYRGGDPEVLAKTVLEQLLPLETDILLYPGHDYLESNLKFALSLDPSNEEAIRTLEEVQKLKPDVEFMTTNLEKERKINVFFQCSHPSSNLKENVQKKTKTAFYENDPKSFFVALRSLRDQW; this is encoded by the coding sequence ATTCTCAATACACACGAACACGCGGATCATACTTCGGGAAATCAAGGTTTGGTCGAACGATATCGTGCGATCGTCTATTCGCACTCAGGTGGAATCGGTAAAATCCCAAACGCGACTCATCCGATAAAAAAGGGAGATCGACTTCTTTCCTCTTCGCGTCAATATCTCGAAATTTTAGATACACCGGGTCATACATTCTGCCATGTTTGTCTTTTGCTTGTGGAAAACGAAAAGCCAAAGGCCATCTTTACCGGAGATACTCTGTTCAACGCAGGGGTTGGAAATTGTTATCGAGGCGGAGATCCGGAAGTTTTAGCAAAGACGGTTTTGGAACAATTACTTCCTCTCGAAACGGACATTCTTTTGTATCCGGGTCACGATTACTTGGAATCCAATTTGAAATTTGCACTTTCCTTGGATCCGTCCAACGAGGAAGCGATCCGGACTTTGGAAGAAGTTCAAAAACTCAAACCGGACGTCGAATTTATGACGACCAATCTCGAAAAAGAACGAAAAATCAACGTATTCTTTCAATGCTCTCATCCTTCTTCGAATTTAAAGGAGAATGTTCAAAAAAAGACAAAAACTGCATTCTACGAGAATGACCCAAAATCCTTTTTTGTAGCCCTGCGATCTCTCCGCGACCAATGGTAA
- a CDS encoding MBOAT family protein: protein MLFNSLPFLFLFLVTYLIYWNVSAHWKKRVLLVSSILFYGYSHIAFLIHFLLVIGINYYFSLKLWELKEKGESTGRLLKWVIVLNAINLAFFKYYYFVMDSMSSLTEMQLWQKLGTSVEILLPLAISFYTFQLIALQVDIHRDLIPKRIGSGDYFLFILFFPQLIAGPIMRSTDFLPKLDHPEIDRDRMKQGIFLLLFGLFKKSVLADSIAGIVGPLYLEPGSYHAASTYIAMFGFACQVYCDFSGYTDIARGSAFLLGYEIPENFRGPFLSFSFREFWGRWHVTLSTWLRDYIYIPLGGSRKGEFRSQWNMFLTMCLGGLWHGANIAFVLWGAYLGLILAVERLVERRPTLGVQGSGSVWTKWIRVILTLNLFVFSGIFFRGGSAGKNAVSFMLDLVSSYGNIFTGKILSRWEELLLFILITLGLNALQYHPNLMSKLEKRSTILIPIFSVILLLLLGVFGDGGGEFIYFQF from the coding sequence ATGTTATTTAATTCTTTACCTTTTCTTTTTTTATTTTTAGTCACCTATTTGATCTATTGGAACGTATCCGCTCATTGGAAAAAACGGGTATTACTCGTTTCGTCCATTCTCTTTTACGGATATTCTCACATCGCCTTTCTGATTCACTTTTTACTCGTGATCGGAATCAACTATTACTTCTCTCTCAAACTTTGGGAGCTCAAGGAAAAGGGAGAATCCACGGGTAGACTTTTAAAATGGGTGATTGTTTTGAATGCGATCAATCTTGCATTCTTTAAATATTACTATTTCGTAATGGACTCCATGAGTTCCCTCACTGAAATGCAACTCTGGCAAAAACTCGGAACTTCGGTGGAAATTCTGCTTCCGCTTGCGATCAGTTTTTATACGTTTCAGTTGATCGCGCTCCAGGTGGATATTCATAGGGATTTGATTCCGAAGCGAATCGGTTCAGGAGATTATTTTCTTTTCATTCTCTTTTTCCCGCAATTGATTGCGGGGCCGATCATGAGATCCACGGATTTTCTGCCAAAGCTGGATCATCCCGAGATCGATAGAGATCGGATGAAACAGGGTATCTTTCTTTTATTATTTGGTTTGTTCAAGAAGTCGGTGCTGGCGGATTCGATCGCAGGAATTGTAGGGCCATTGTATTTGGAACCCGGTTCTTATCACGCCGCTTCTACTTATATCGCTATGTTTGGATTCGCATGTCAGGTATACTGCGACTTTTCGGGTTATACCGATATAGCAAGAGGTTCTGCGTTTCTGCTCGGTTATGAAATTCCTGAAAACTTCCGAGGACCGTTCTTGTCCTTTTCTTTTCGTGAATTTTGGGGAAGATGGCACGTAACGCTTTCCACCTGGCTTCGAGATTATATCTATATCCCTTTGGGAGGTAGCAGAAAGGGAGAATTCAGATCCCAGTGGAACATGTTTCTCACAATGTGTCTCGGCGGACTTTGGCACGGAGCGAATATCGCATTCGTACTCTGGGGGGCTTATCTTGGCTTGATCTTGGCCGTGGAAAGACTTGTAGAACGCAGACCAACTCTCGGAGTTCAGGGCAGCGGGTCGGTATGGACCAAATGGATCCGAGTCATATTGACGCTCAATCTATTTGTCTTTTCAGGGATTTTCTTTCGAGGCGGCTCTGCCGGAAAAAACGCGGTATCATTTATGTTGGACTTGGTGAGCAGTTACGGAAACATTTTTACCGGAAAGATCCTGTCTCGTTGGGAGGAGCTCCTACTTTTCATCTTGATCACTCTCGGATTGAACGCACTTCAATACCATCCTAACCTGATGTCCAAATTGGAAAAACGTTCTACGATTCTGATTCCTATTTTCAGTGTAATTCTTTTATTGCTCTTGGGAGTTTTCGGAGACGGTGGAGGGGAATTTATTTACTTTCAGTTCTAA
- the glpK gene encoding glycerol kinase GlpK: MSEYIIGIDAGTTGIRIFCFNKSGNVISSAYSEFKQHYPKPGWVEHDAEEIWAKTEKLILKAIRNGKLNPSQAVAIGITNQRETTVLFDKDTGKPVYNAIVWQCRRTSETCMDLKSKGLEPLFRKKTGLVLDAYFSGTKIQWILENVKGVKNRAEKGKVLFGTIDTFLLYRLTNGKSHKTDHTNASRTLIYNIEKKEWDRELTQVLGIPEAILPEAHNSSSLFGRTEKVKGLPDGIPISSLVGDQQGALFGQLCTEPGEAKNTYGTGCFLLFNTGNNFQISKNNLLTTLGCGPEGKTVYCLEGSVFIGGAVVQFLRDNLKFFKESKTSEKFAASAKKEDNVVFVPAFAGLGAPYWDMNARGAILGLTRDTTAEQITRAALKSIALQSYELVEAMENDTGSKLKVLKVDGGATGNSWLMQYQSDILGKRVIRPANVDTTVLGAAFLAGLERGFFPSVGDLKKKLKTSREFSPQMKSAEREKEIQNWKDGVRRIRSGQ, from the coding sequence ATGAGTGAGTATATCATCGGAATCGACGCGGGTACGACCGGGATTCGAATTTTTTGTTTTAACAAATCTGGTAACGTAATTTCCAGCGCCTATTCAGAATTCAAACAACATTATCCAAAGCCGGGTTGGGTCGAACACGATGCCGAAGAGATTTGGGCAAAAACCGAAAAACTCATTCTCAAAGCGATTCGAAACGGAAAACTGAATCCTTCCCAAGCGGTAGCGATCGGGATCACAAATCAGAGGGAAACCACCGTTCTTTTTGATAAGGATACAGGCAAACCGGTTTATAATGCGATCGTATGGCAGTGCCGAAGAACTTCCGAAACTTGTATGGATCTCAAGTCCAAAGGACTCGAACCTTTGTTTCGAAAAAAGACAGGACTTGTTTTGGATGCTTACTTTAGCGGAACTAAAATTCAGTGGATTCTTGAAAATGTAAAGGGAGTCAAGAATCGGGCCGAAAAAGGAAAAGTTCTTTTTGGAACCATCGATACGTTCCTTCTCTACAGACTTACAAACGGAAAGTCGCACAAGACGGATCATACCAACGCAAGTAGAACATTGATTTATAATATAGAAAAAAAGGAATGGGATCGGGAGTTAACACAAGTCTTGGGAATTCCCGAGGCGATTTTACCGGAAGCTCATAATTCCAGTTCCTTATTTGGTAGAACGGAAAAAGTAAAGGGATTACCGGACGGAATTCCTATTTCTTCCCTAGTTGGAGATCAACAGGGAGCGCTTTTCGGTCAACTTTGCACGGAACCCGGTGAGGCAAAGAATACATACGGAACCGGATGTTTTCTTTTGTTTAACACCGGAAATAACTTTCAAATTTCCAAAAATAATTTACTGACCACCCTTGGGTGCGGACCGGAAGGAAAGACGGTGTATTGTCTGGAAGGTTCAGTATTTATCGGCGGAGCTGTGGTGCAATTTTTGAGAGACAACTTAAAGTTTTTTAAAGAATCTAAAACCTCCGAAAAATTCGCAGCCTCAGCCAAAAAGGAAGATAACGTTGTGTTTGTTCCCGCCTTTGCAGGATTAGGTGCCCCATACTGGGATATGAATGCAAGAGGGGCGATTCTCGGATTGACTCGGGATACGACCGCGGAACAGATCACAAGAGCCGCCTTGAAGTCCATTGCCTTACAGTCGTATGAACTTGTAGAAGCGATGGAAAACGATACGGGTTCTAAACTCAAGGTCCTAAAGGTGGATGGAGGAGCGACCGGAAATTCCTGGCTGATGCAGTATCAATCCGATATTTTAGGAAAACGCGTGATCCGTCCGGCGAATGTAGACACCACGGTTTTGGGTGCAGCATTTCTTGCCGGCTTGGAAAGGGGTTTTTTTCCTTCGGTCGGGGATCTCAAGAAGAAACTCAAGACCAGCAGGGAGTTTTCGCCACAGATGAAATCTGCGGAAAGAGAAAAGGAAATTCAGAATTGGAAGGACGGGGTTCGAAGAATCCGCTCCGGTCAATAA
- a CDS encoding dihydrolipoyl dehydrogenase has protein sequence MKRYDIIVIGTGGGAKLVSPPSKLGYKVAVIEKETPGGTCLNRGCIPSKMLIYPAEILSLAKNSKKFQITFPDTPKIDFKTLVERISKTVDEESASVLPAYARNPNIDYIQGTASFVSDKVIRVNGEELTAERIFIAAGARPSIPNIPGLEGTPYMTSREALRKTDLPKSLIVVGGGFIALELGFAYSSFGSDVTFLVRSRMLRNEDGDVVDEFEKVFSKEQKVLLHTNIQKIEYNDNRFYLDVTVDGKETRLESESLLVATGIRPNTDGLALSNTTIQTDKNGYIQVNEYLETTASGVYALGDIIGKYFYRHSVNFEGEFLFRTLYQEKKKSPIVYPPVPHAVFTHPQVARVGKTEEQLKAEGFDFISAKNPYSASATGMARLSDSGFIKILVEKKSRKVLGAHAIGDEASNVIHLFILLMTMGGTVDDLLKMIFIHPALPEIARNAARKANEILRSN, from the coding sequence ATGAAACGATATGATATCATTGTGATCGGAACGGGAGGCGGGGCCAAGTTGGTCTCCCCACCTTCCAAACTCGGCTACAAGGTGGCGGTCATCGAAAAAGAAACCCCTGGAGGAACCTGTCTCAATCGCGGATGCATTCCTTCGAAGATGCTCATCTATCCCGCGGAGATTCTTTCCCTCGCAAAAAATTCTAAAAAATTTCAGATCACGTTTCCCGATACACCCAAGATCGATTTTAAAACCCTTGTGGAAAGGATTTCCAAGACCGTTGACGAAGAATCCGCATCCGTTCTCCCTGCGTATGCGAGAAATCCGAACATCGATTATATTCAAGGCACGGCCAGCTTTGTTTCCGACAAAGTGATCCGCGTCAACGGAGAAGAGTTGACCGCGGAGAGGATCTTTATCGCAGCCGGCGCCAGACCATCCATTCCGAATATTCCCGGCTTGGAGGGAACACCCTACATGACAAGTCGGGAGGCGCTCCGAAAAACCGATCTTCCGAAATCGCTAATCGTAGTCGGTGGAGGTTTTATCGCCTTGGAACTAGGGTTCGCTTATTCCTCTTTCGGAAGCGACGTCACTTTTTTGGTTCGAAGCAGAATGCTCCGTAACGAAGACGGAGACGTTGTCGACGAATTCGAAAAAGTGTTTTCCAAAGAACAAAAAGTTTTACTTCATACAAACATTCAAAAGATAGAATATAATGATAATCGGTTTTATCTGGATGTGACCGTAGACGGAAAAGAAACCCGTTTAGAATCGGAATCTTTACTCGTGGCGACCGGGATCCGCCCAAATACCGACGGACTGGCTCTATCAAATACCACGATTCAAACCGACAAAAACGGGTATATTCAAGTAAACGAATATCTAGAAACGACGGCTTCCGGAGTTTACGCGCTTGGAGACATCATTGGAAAGTATTTTTACAGACATTCCGTAAACTTCGAGGGAGAATTTTTATTCCGCACTCTTTATCAGGAAAAGAAAAAATCTCCGATTGTATATCCTCCCGTTCCGCATGCTGTTTTTACACATCCCCAGGTCGCACGCGTCGGAAAAACCGAAGAACAATTGAAAGCGGAGGGATTTGATTTTATCTCCGCTAAAAATCCTTACAGCGCGAGCGCGACGGGAATGGCGAGGCTTTCCGATTCCGGTTTTATAAAAATTCTCGTGGAAAAAAAGTCGAGAAAAGTATTGGGAGCTCACGCGATTGGAGACGAAGCCTCTAACGTGATTCATCTTTTTATCCTTTTGATGACGATGGGTGGAACCGTGGACGATCTTTTAAAAATGATCTTTATCCATCCTGCGTTACCCGAAATAGCGCGTAACGCGGCAAGAAAGGCTAATGAAATTCTACGATCAAACTAA